Proteins co-encoded in one Bremerella sp. TYQ1 genomic window:
- a CDS encoding arylsulfatase — protein MRSLLQIFSSFVLIAFLTPSISAAEKPNILIIFGDDVGYWNISSFNDGLMGYETPNIDRLAKEGAKFTCYYAQQSCTAGRSAFITGQMPFRTGLSKVGLPGADLGLQPEDPTIAELLKPLGYMTGQFGKNHLGDKDEFLPTNHGFDEFYGNLYHLNAEEEPENADYPKSPEFRKKYGPRGVIHSTSDGKIQDTGPLTKKRMETIDEEVLGKAKDFLDRATKADKPFFCWFNTTRMHNFTHVGEKFAGKTGLGFYADGMVEHDAIVGQLLDYVDELGIAENTIVVYTTDNGPMVCLFPDAGSTPFRGEKNTNWDGGWRVPALIRWPGTVEPGSKFTDLVAGEDWMPTLLTAAGEPDIKKKLLEGHKAGDKTYKVHLDGFDQSDYFAGKTDKSARPGFMYFSDDGDLLAVRDKRIKAHFMIQEATGIDVWRHPFTTLRAPIFFDLKIDPGERGDEGMNYNDWWYRRAYVLVPVQQEVARVMETFKEFPPRQKPSTFTVGEALEALSTPAAPGK, from the coding sequence ATGAGATCACTTCTGCAGATCTTCAGCTCGTTTGTATTAATAGCGTTTCTTACACCTAGCATTTCTGCGGCAGAGAAGCCGAATATCTTGATCATCTTCGGAGATGACGTCGGCTACTGGAACATTAGCTCTTTCAATGATGGGCTCATGGGTTACGAAACGCCTAACATCGATCGACTAGCGAAAGAAGGCGCCAAGTTTACTTGCTACTATGCTCAGCAAAGCTGTACCGCCGGACGGTCCGCTTTCATCACCGGGCAGATGCCGTTCCGCACGGGGCTGTCGAAAGTGGGCCTTCCAGGGGCCGACTTAGGCCTTCAGCCTGAAGATCCGACCATTGCCGAACTACTCAAACCGCTTGGCTACATGACCGGTCAATTCGGTAAGAACCACCTCGGCGATAAGGACGAGTTCCTACCGACGAACCACGGCTTCGACGAATTCTACGGTAACCTCTACCATCTCAATGCGGAGGAAGAGCCAGAGAACGCAGACTATCCGAAGTCACCTGAGTTCCGTAAGAAATATGGCCCCCGTGGCGTAATTCACAGCACCTCGGACGGAAAGATTCAAGACACCGGACCGCTCACCAAGAAACGAATGGAAACCATCGATGAAGAAGTTCTCGGCAAAGCGAAGGACTTCCTCGATCGCGCGACCAAGGCCGACAAACCATTTTTCTGTTGGTTCAACACGACGCGCATGCACAACTTTACGCACGTTGGCGAAAAGTTTGCTGGCAAGACAGGTCTCGGCTTCTACGCCGACGGGATGGTGGAACACGACGCGATCGTTGGACAGCTGCTCGACTACGTGGACGAACTTGGAATCGCCGAGAACACGATCGTCGTGTACACGACCGACAACGGCCCGATGGTTTGCCTTTTCCCGGATGCCGGGTCAACGCCATTCCGCGGTGAAAAGAATACGAACTGGGACGGTGGCTGGCGCGTGCCGGCGTTGATCCGTTGGCCTGGCACGGTCGAACCCGGCAGTAAGTTCACCGATCTCGTCGCTGGGGAAGATTGGATGCCAACGCTGCTAACCGCGGCAGGCGAACCCGATATCAAGAAGAAGCTGCTCGAAGGCCATAAAGCTGGCGACAAGACCTACAAAGTCCACCTCGATGGCTTCGACCAATCAGACTACTTCGCCGGCAAGACAGATAAAAGTGCACGCCCAGGATTCATGTATTTCAGCGACGACGGCGACCTACTGGCTGTCCGCGACAAGCGAATCAAAGCCCACTTCATGATCCAGGAAGCGACCGGCATCGATGTCTGGCGACATCCGTTCACCACACTACGTGCTCCTATCTTCTTCGATCTTAAGATCGATCCAGGCGAACGCGGTGACGAAGGGATGAACTACAACGACTGGTGGTACCGCCGCGCCTACGTTCTCGTCCCTGTTCAACAGGAAGTTGCCCGCGTGATGGAAACCTTCAAGGAATTTCCGCCTCGCCAGAAGCCTTCCACATTCACCGTTGGCGAAGCCTTGGAAGCCCTCAGTACACCGGCTGCTCCTGGCAAATAA
- a CDS encoding serine hydrolase, producing MSWQLSRREWMGTAGALAWGGLAWGDQQDEAAGLKELLDGEFQKHDLKALLCGVWRGKQQVLKTAIGESMTSVPATTDMHLRVGGVTLTCVCVVLLQMVDRGLVTLDTPIAQWYPKLPHADQVTLRMLANCTAGYPDYVPMATFEDAFEKNPFRQWTPQELIDIAMQTPSHYAPGKGWNYSHTNFVILGEILEKIADKPMAKLIEENITRPLGLKQTVYCDTPQIPRPVLHAFTTERGKYEESTFWNPSWTSHSGLMTSTLGDMGTLAAAIGAGKLLKKETRAEMTAPTTVGLGINQENLYYAMGIGVMDDWLVQNPRFGGYTVLFANLPEEDLTVIVANTLGPKASPDIAYATLIFKEIVKRLTPQHLIPEMVK from the coding sequence ATGAGTTGGCAACTTTCGCGTCGCGAGTGGATGGGAACCGCGGGAGCGTTGGCCTGGGGTGGTTTGGCTTGGGGCGACCAGCAAGACGAGGCGGCCGGACTGAAAGAGTTGCTTGACGGCGAGTTTCAAAAACATGACTTGAAGGCGTTGCTGTGCGGCGTATGGCGCGGCAAGCAGCAAGTCCTGAAAACGGCGATCGGCGAATCGATGACGTCGGTGCCAGCCACCACCGATATGCATTTGCGCGTCGGCGGTGTGACGCTAACATGCGTCTGCGTGGTTTTGTTGCAGATGGTCGATCGCGGCCTGGTAACGCTCGACACGCCGATTGCTCAGTGGTATCCGAAGCTGCCTCATGCCGATCAGGTGACGTTGCGGATGTTGGCGAACTGCACGGCTGGTTATCCCGATTACGTTCCGATGGCGACGTTTGAAGATGCGTTTGAAAAGAACCCGTTCCGGCAATGGACGCCGCAAGAGCTGATCGACATCGCCATGCAAACGCCGTCTCATTATGCGCCTGGCAAAGGGTGGAACTATTCGCATACCAACTTCGTGATTCTGGGCGAGATTCTCGAAAAGATTGCCGATAAGCCGATGGCGAAGTTGATTGAGGAAAACATCACTCGGCCACTGGGGCTGAAGCAAACGGTTTATTGCGATACTCCGCAGATCCCTCGACCGGTGCTGCATGCATTCACTACCGAACGTGGCAAGTACGAAGAGTCGACATTCTGGAATCCGTCCTGGACGTCGCACTCTGGCTTGATGACCTCAACGCTGGGTGACATGGGCACGCTGGCCGCCGCAATCGGAGCCGGCAAGCTGCTGAAGAAGGAGACCCGTGCTGAAATGACCGCACCGACGACCGTAGGGCTGGGGATCAATCAAGAGAACCTATACTACGCGATGGGCATCGGTGTGATGGATGACTGGCTCGTACAGAACCCACGCTTCGGTGGCTACACGGTGCTGTTTGCCAACCTACCGGAGGAAGACCTGACGGTGATCGTCGCGAACACGCTGGGCCCCAAGGCCTCGCCGGATATTGCCTACGCGACGCTAATCTTCAAAGAGATCGTCAAACGACTCACACCGCAGCATTTGATCCCCGAGATGGTGAAGTAA
- a CDS encoding arylsulfatase translates to MRNALLVGLIVVLGSLCPSVSLSAEESRPNIVLIMCDDMGFSDIGCYGGEIDTPNLDKLAESGMRFRTFYNNAKCEHTRASLLTGRWWHHVGASPSVVYKAPTFGERMRDAGYRTLMVGKWHAGQTPYQRGFDRYYGLTDGCCNFWNPGHARPDEPEPAKKRVRRWAIDDQEFKPFTPDTKDFYTTDAFTDHAVEYLETYKDETEPFLLYVAYTAPHYPLHASEEDVAKYRGKYKTVGWDQLREERFSRQQKLGVLPANATLSPRDPDLPSWDSIAQKDRDWWDLRMATYAAMIDRMDRNIGRILEKLEAIGKADNTVIFFLSDNGACEDSADRSTVKGAMPWEVTSYLTQGRTWANASNTPYRKYKTTDYEGGTRTPMIAWWPKKIEAGTFTQQPGHLIDFMPTMLQLAGAEVTDELPGHSLVPTLEGKSVDRPWPLFWQFGKAQAIRDQQWKLVKYGKGDWELYNLEEDPTELNDLADEKPEVVQQLNEKWSAWWKDKGK, encoded by the coding sequence ATGCGTAACGCGCTGCTAGTTGGTTTGATTGTCGTTCTGGGAAGCCTTTGCCCGAGCGTGTCGCTTTCGGCGGAAGAGTCGCGGCCGAATATTGTGCTGATCATGTGCGACGACATGGGCTTTTCGGATATCGGCTGCTACGGAGGCGAAATCGACACGCCGAATCTCGACAAGCTGGCCGAAAGTGGAATGCGGTTTCGCACGTTCTATAACAACGCCAAGTGCGAACATACGCGGGCATCGCTGCTGACTGGGCGATGGTGGCACCACGTAGGGGCTTCGCCGAGTGTCGTTTACAAGGCTCCTACGTTTGGCGAACGGATGCGCGACGCAGGCTATCGCACATTGATGGTTGGCAAGTGGCACGCTGGGCAAACGCCTTACCAGCGTGGGTTCGATCGTTACTACGGTTTGACCGATGGCTGCTGCAACTTCTGGAACCCTGGGCATGCGCGGCCTGACGAACCGGAGCCGGCCAAGAAGCGAGTCCGCCGCTGGGCGATCGACGATCAAGAGTTCAAGCCGTTCACGCCGGACACGAAGGACTTCTACACAACCGATGCGTTTACCGATCATGCCGTCGAATATCTGGAAACCTACAAGGACGAAACCGAACCGTTTCTGCTGTATGTTGCCTATACGGCGCCTCACTATCCGCTGCATGCCAGCGAAGAAGACGTGGCCAAGTATCGCGGCAAATATAAAACGGTTGGCTGGGATCAGCTGCGGGAAGAGCGTTTTTCCCGGCAGCAGAAGTTGGGCGTGCTGCCGGCCAATGCCACGCTTTCACCACGTGATCCCGACTTACCATCTTGGGATTCGATTGCCCAAAAAGATCGTGATTGGTGGGATCTTCGTATGGCGACCTATGCCGCGATGATCGATCGGATGGACCGCAACATCGGACGCATTCTGGAAAAGCTGGAAGCGATCGGCAAAGCGGACAACACGGTGATTTTCTTTTTGTCAGACAACGGGGCCTGCGAGGACTCCGCCGACCGCTCGACGGTAAAAGGAGCGATGCCATGGGAAGTGACCAGTTATCTGACGCAGGGGCGGACGTGGGCGAACGCCTCGAACACGCCTTATCGCAAGTACAAAACGACCGACTATGAAGGGGGCACGCGAACTCCGATGATCGCGTGGTGGCCCAAGAAGATCGAAGCGGGGACTTTCACCCAGCAGCCAGGCCACTTGATCGACTTCATGCCGACGATGTTGCAATTGGCTGGTGCGGAAGTGACCGACGAGTTGCCAGGCCATTCGTTGGTGCCGACCCTCGAAGGAAAATCGGTTGACCGCCCCTGGCCATTATTCTGGCAATTCGGCAAAGCCCAGGCGATTCGCGACCAGCAATGGAAGTTGGTCAAATATGGCAAAGGCGACTGGGAACTCTACAACTTGGAAGAAGACCCTACCGAGCTAAACGACCTGGCTGATGAGAAGCCTGAGGTTGTTCAACAGCTAAACGAGAAGTGGTCGGCCTGGTGGAAGGATAAGGGGAAGTAG
- a CDS encoding RtcB family protein, with protein sequence MSLNELKRIDANRLELANPYGLDVTIFANQQVPIEAVAVRELLSMLQLQETLESVYQACPAQFREEPRIERIAVTPDFHKARGIPVGTILETTGFIVPQAIGNDINCGMRLHRTSLDAEMVQSSADQLESACRSMFFEAGRRIPMAWEHRESLLLSGIEGLFASVDRSFDEGLWSYFHRTDREETLSRIDRRGHLSANKIHGLDDFRGERSRLHRDSQIGSIGGGNHFVEFQKVERILDGQIAHAWGLEPGMVTVMVHTGSVSIGYASGSFYRDQVRQRHPAGVVQPENGIFLLPLGACDQKAESAFWNAMHNAANFAYANRRFLGLMAWASLEKCLGETRFDLLYDAPHNMIWKESRDGRETYVHRKGACPARGYEAMSETPFAYYGEPVLVPGSMGASSYVLAGNGFAGSIQSAAHGAGRAISRGASMKGFDREFERFLDEFRVVTPVDFRRQEIRQRSDIVQKKLADLRQEAPFAYKGIGPVIETIQESGMARPVVELKPLMTVKG encoded by the coding sequence ATGTCTTTGAATGAACTGAAACGAATCGACGCGAATCGGTTGGAACTTGCCAATCCGTATGGCCTGGATGTCACAATCTTTGCCAACCAGCAAGTTCCCATTGAAGCAGTCGCGGTGCGTGAACTGCTGTCGATGTTGCAGCTGCAAGAGACGCTTGAGTCGGTTTATCAGGCCTGCCCCGCTCAATTTCGTGAAGAACCCCGAATTGAACGCATCGCAGTAACGCCTGATTTTCATAAGGCACGCGGAATTCCTGTCGGCACCATTCTGGAAACGACAGGTTTTATCGTTCCCCAGGCCATCGGCAACGACATCAATTGCGGCATGCGGCTGCATCGGACAAGCCTCGATGCCGAGATGGTTCAATCGTCTGCCGATCAGTTGGAGAGTGCGTGTCGATCGATGTTCTTCGAGGCCGGCCGACGAATTCCGATGGCTTGGGAGCATCGGGAGTCGCTATTGCTCTCGGGTATCGAGGGTTTGTTCGCGTCGGTCGACCGATCGTTCGACGAAGGTCTGTGGAGCTACTTTCATCGAACCGATCGTGAAGAGACGTTGTCGAGAATCGATCGACGCGGTCATCTTTCAGCGAACAAGATCCATGGGCTGGACGACTTTCGAGGAGAGCGAAGCCGACTGCATCGAGACAGCCAGATTGGTTCGATCGGAGGTGGCAATCACTTTGTCGAGTTTCAAAAGGTCGAGCGAATCCTTGATGGCCAGATTGCCCATGCCTGGGGGCTGGAGCCGGGAATGGTAACCGTGATGGTTCATACCGGAAGCGTTTCTATCGGCTATGCGAGCGGAAGTTTCTATCGCGATCAAGTTCGTCAGCGACATCCTGCCGGCGTCGTTCAGCCTGAGAATGGGATCTTTCTGCTTCCGCTAGGAGCATGCGATCAGAAAGCGGAGTCGGCGTTTTGGAATGCGATGCACAATGCAGCCAACTTTGCCTACGCCAATCGAAGGTTTCTAGGATTGATGGCGTGGGCAAGCCTGGAAAAGTGCTTGGGCGAGACGCGTTTCGATTTGCTGTACGACGCACCGCACAACATGATTTGGAAAGAGTCGCGTGATGGTCGCGAGACATACGTCCACCGAAAAGGGGCTTGTCCGGCACGGGGCTATGAAGCGATGTCTGAAACGCCGTTTGCTTATTATGGCGAGCCGGTCTTGGTACCAGGATCGATGGGAGCGAGCAGCTATGTGCTTGCCGGAAATGGCTTCGCCGGCAGCATTCAGAGTGCTGCACATGGAGCTGGTCGAGCGATTTCGCGAGGAGCATCGATGAAAGGATTCGACCGCGAGTTCGAACGGTTTTTGGACGAGTTTCGCGTCGTCACTCCGGTCGACTTCCGTCGTCAAGAGATTCGTCAGCGAAGCGATATCGTGCAGAAGAAGCTGGCCGATTTAAGACAGGAAGCTCCGTTTGCGTACAAGGGAATTGGCCCGGTCATTGAAACGATCCAGGAATCTGGCATGGCTCGACCGGTCGTGGAGCTGAAACCATTGATGACCGTGAAAGGGTGA
- a CDS encoding Gfo/Idh/MocA family protein — MSKYSHSSRRQFLKGVAAAGAATVIIPSANRAFGFQNANDRPTFATIGLRNQGWTITNKTTPYADFVALADVDSKVLDDNVAKVQKKQGKKPDAYKDYRKILDRQDIDAVMIATPDHWHTKVAVEAMYAGKDVYCEKPLTLTIAEGKLIEKVVKETGRVFQVGTMQRSESGKRFLQAVAMLRNNRIGKVKSVKCGINGMTPSPVIPVADVPETIDWDLWLGPAPKVDYRALPQMREGYGGGVPLYSNCHYSFRNWHEYSGGKLTDWGAHHVDIACWALGATDTGPSKVKPLDFELACEYKDGEPVVHDRYNVATKFNIQVDMPNDVEMIITSEGDNGILFEGTEGRFFVNRGKIVGAPIEALESNPLPEGAIEEVYGGPVPANHSVNFIECMDSRKQPISDVWSHNRMLEICHLSNIAMRLGREVNWDPAKREIIGDDQANSFLSRESRKGYEIQMG; from the coding sequence ATGTCCAAGTATTCTCACAGTTCGCGCCGTCAGTTCCTTAAGGGAGTTGCCGCGGCGGGTGCTGCTACGGTCATTATTCCATCGGCCAATCGTGCGTTTGGTTTCCAGAACGCCAACGATCGCCCGACGTTCGCCACGATTGGTCTTCGCAACCAAGGCTGGACCATCACCAACAAGACCACTCCTTACGCCGACTTCGTCGCATTGGCCGACGTCGACTCGAAGGTGCTCGACGACAACGTCGCCAAAGTACAAAAGAAGCAAGGCAAAAAGCCAGACGCTTACAAGGACTATCGCAAGATCCTGGACCGTCAGGATATCGACGCCGTGATGATCGCCACGCCGGATCATTGGCACACCAAAGTTGCTGTCGAAGCAATGTATGCCGGCAAAGATGTCTACTGCGAAAAGCCGCTCACGCTGACGATCGCCGAAGGTAAGCTGATCGAAAAAGTCGTCAAGGAAACCGGTCGCGTTTTCCAAGTCGGCACCATGCAGCGTAGCGAATCAGGCAAGCGATTCCTGCAAGCGGTCGCCATGCTTCGCAACAACCGCATCGGTAAAGTGAAGTCGGTTAAGTGCGGCATCAATGGCATGACTCCATCTCCCGTCATTCCTGTGGCCGACGTCCCGGAAACGATTGACTGGGATCTGTGGCTCGGCCCAGCACCGAAAGTCGATTACCGTGCGTTGCCACAAATGCGCGAAGGTTACGGCGGCGGCGTTCCGCTTTACAGCAACTGCCATTACTCGTTCCGTAACTGGCACGAATACTCCGGCGGTAAACTGACCGACTGGGGTGCTCACCATGTCGATATCGCTTGCTGGGCATTGGGTGCCACCGATACCGGTCCAAGCAAAGTCAAGCCACTCGACTTTGAACTGGCTTGCGAATACAAGGATGGCGAACCAGTCGTGCACGATCGCTACAACGTCGCCACCAAGTTCAACATCCAAGTCGATATGCCAAACGATGTCGAAATGATCATCACCAGCGAAGGGGACAACGGTATTCTCTTCGAAGGCACCGAAGGTCGTTTCTTCGTCAACCGCGGCAAAATCGTCGGTGCTCCAATCGAAGCCCTGGAAAGCAACCCGCTTCCCGAAGGTGCGATCGAAGAGGTTTACGGCGGTCCTGTTCCTGCCAACCACAGCGTGAACTTCATCGAGTGCATGGATTCTCGCAAGCAGCCGATCTCGGACGTGTGGAGCCACAACCGCATGCTCGAAATCTGCCACCTCTCGAACATCGCCATGCGACTCGGTCGAGAAGTCAACTGGGATCCAGCCAAACGAGAAATTATCGGCGACGACCAAGCCAACTCGTTCCTCTCCCGCGAAAGCCGCAAAGGCTACGAGATCCAAATGGGCTAG
- a CDS encoding DUF1559 domain-containing protein, producing the protein MRMRFARSGFTLVELLVVIAIIGVLIALLLPAVQQAREAARRMQCTNNLKQLGLGLHNHHDTYGHFPTGYEFRSGFTDGDPQWGWAAFLMPFLEQETVYDALDPANQTVATAIANANDLAVMQTPLDMFRCPSDTGPDLNNQRELVDEATAVSNYIGSNSSDLACRDDGIPGGNYGADGIFWENSECNFSDITDGTSNTFAIGERCWNMNRTNGTGKANYYAGNIYGVEGRLVTGGSPISTRTLYSVLGGTVRALNYARNDAYESSSYSSLHPGGVQFLFCDGSVQFIPETVQFDTDNTPDTVLELLVSRNDGRPVTIP; encoded by the coding sequence ATGAGAATGCGCTTCGCGCGATCGGGTTTTACCTTGGTCGAATTATTGGTGGTGATCGCCATCATTGGTGTTCTAATCGCTCTGCTACTTCCGGCTGTACAGCAAGCACGAGAGGCGGCCCGGCGGATGCAGTGCACCAACAATCTGAAACAGTTGGGTTTGGGCCTTCACAATCATCACGATACATACGGTCACTTTCCGACAGGCTATGAGTTTCGATCCGGTTTCACCGATGGCGATCCTCAATGGGGGTGGGCCGCATTCCTGATGCCGTTCTTGGAACAGGAAACCGTTTACGATGCCCTTGATCCTGCCAATCAAACGGTGGCCACCGCGATCGCCAACGCGAATGATCTTGCCGTGATGCAAACACCGCTGGACATGTTCCGTTGCCCCTCCGACACCGGGCCAGACTTGAACAATCAGCGCGAACTCGTCGATGAAGCAACGGCCGTCTCGAATTACATCGGTTCGAACTCCAGCGACTTGGCTTGCCGCGACGACGGGATTCCTGGGGGTAACTATGGCGCTGACGGAATCTTCTGGGAAAACAGCGAATGCAACTTCTCGGATATCACCGACGGAACGTCCAACACGTTTGCCATTGGCGAACGATGCTGGAACATGAACCGCACCAATGGAACCGGTAAAGCAAACTACTACGCAGGGAATATCTACGGCGTAGAAGGTCGCTTGGTAACAGGGGGTAGCCCAATCTCGACACGAACGCTGTACTCCGTTCTCGGCGGTACGGTACGTGCGCTGAACTATGCACGAAACGACGCTTACGAAAGCTCGTCGTACAGCAGTCTTCATCCAGGCGGCGTTCAGTTCTTGTTCTGCGACGGCAGCGTTCAGTTCATCCCCGAAACGGTGCAATTCGATACCGACAATACACCAGATACCGTGCTGGAGTTGTTGGTTTCGCGGAACGATGGTCGCCCTGTCACGATTCCTTAA
- a CDS encoding DUF1559 domain-containing protein gives MSAQAKRTGFTLVELLVVIAIIGVLIALLLPAVQQAREAARRTSCRNKMKQLGLALHNYHDTFNVFPSGNMSRSGSTTDCTPDGDQCQDGMASWTVLILPFIEQGNLYNQFDFRVPLYWGFNDDFTGTNPNCGSNNVNFAPQTTSVDAFHCPSDPLATGDSLTNNYMGVMGGDTFPAYNNGSAYNCRMNNSRLNYNNGMLYLNSKTGFHSATDGSSNVYLIGESKYLFQPNFCCETATWASAARINNDDSLLLNIVACTFQPNTGDSPLNNNVHMWDEMPGTVGSWHPGGCHMAMGDASVHFISENIDITTHRNLSKRSDGFPIGGFGDL, from the coding sequence ATGAGCGCACAAGCGAAGCGGACCGGGTTTACCCTGGTTGAGTTATTGGTGGTGATTGCCATCATCGGAGTCTTAATTGCCCTATTGCTGCCGGCTGTACAGCAAGCACGAGAAGCGGCTCGTCGTACCAGCTGCCGTAATAAGATGAAGCAGTTGGGTTTAGCTCTGCACAACTATCACGACACGTTTAATGTCTTTCCGTCGGGCAATATGAGCCGCAGTGGCTCGACGACCGACTGCACGCCCGATGGCGATCAGTGCCAGGACGGGATGGCTTCGTGGACCGTATTGATTCTTCCGTTCATCGAACAAGGCAATCTGTACAACCAGTTCGATTTTCGAGTGCCGCTGTATTGGGGCTTCAACGACGATTTCACGGGGACGAATCCAAACTGTGGCTCGAACAACGTCAACTTTGCACCGCAGACAACCTCGGTGGACGCGTTTCACTGCCCTTCCGATCCGTTGGCGACTGGGGATAGTTTGACGAACAACTATATGGGCGTGATGGGGGGCGATACCTTCCCGGCATACAACAACGGTTCGGCGTACAACTGCCGCATGAACAATTCGCGTCTGAACTACAACAACGGGATGTTGTATCTCAACTCGAAGACCGGTTTCCACAGCGCCACCGACGGTTCGTCGAATGTCTATTTGATTGGCGAAAGCAAGTACTTGTTCCAGCCTAACTTCTGCTGCGAAACGGCGACTTGGGCCTCGGCGGCGCGTATCAATAACGATGACTCGTTGCTGTTGAACATTGTGGCTTGCACCTTCCAGCCGAATACGGGCGACAGCCCGCTGAACAACAACGTTCACATGTGGGACGAGATGCCTGGTACGGTTGGCAGCTGGCATCCTGGTGGTTGTCACATGGCAATGGGCGATGCTTCGGTGCACTTCATTAGTGAAAACATCGATATCACAACCCACCGGAATTTGAGTAAGCGTAGCGATGGTTTCCCCATCGGCGGCTTTGGTGATCTCTAA
- a CDS encoding rhamnogalacturonan acetylesterase gives MKKIVFAMLVAVVSATGNQTSTSAADQTEPVKIVLAGDSTVTDRSGWGVGFAKSLTDDAVCINRAMGGRSSKSFRDEGRWKQVLEDKPDFILIQFGHNDMPGKGPARETDPRTTYRENLARYVDEARENGTQPIIVTSISRRLWNEEETKIESILGGYVEGAKAVAADKKVPLIDLHTISIQIYETLGPEGCEKMRPKSSDGTIDRTHFNSAGSQLFGPIVARELVKVMPNLKPVFTDDLPTNEEAIERFQQ, from the coding sequence ATGAAGAAGATTGTTTTCGCGATGCTCGTTGCCGTTGTTTCTGCTACCGGCAATCAAACCTCCACCTCAGCTGCCGATCAAACGGAGCCGGTGAAGATTGTCTTGGCGGGCGATTCCACGGTGACTGACCGTTCTGGCTGGGGTGTCGGTTTCGCCAAGTCGCTTACCGACGATGCCGTCTGCATTAATCGAGCCATGGGAGGCCGTAGCAGCAAAAGCTTTCGGGACGAAGGACGCTGGAAACAAGTCCTCGAAGATAAGCCCGATTTCATTCTGATTCAGTTCGGGCACAACGACATGCCCGGCAAGGGCCCCGCCCGAGAAACCGATCCAAGGACGACCTATCGTGAAAACCTAGCACGTTACGTCGACGAAGCACGAGAGAACGGCACGCAACCGATTATCGTCACCTCGATATCACGACGTCTTTGGAATGAAGAGGAAACCAAGATCGAATCGATCCTCGGTGGATACGTGGAAGGTGCCAAAGCCGTCGCTGCCGACAAGAAGGTTCCGCTTATCGATCTGCATACGATCTCAATACAAATCTACGAAACCCTTGGCCCTGAAGGCTGCGAGAAGATGCGTCCCAAGTCTTCCGACGGGACGATTGACCGAACGCACTTCAATTCGGCCGGCAGTCAACTATTCGGACCGATTGTTGCTCGTGAGCTTGTGAAAGTGATGCCCAACTTGAAGCCCGTTTTCACAGACGATCTGCCCACCAATGAAGAAGCGATCGAGCGTTTTCAGCAATAA